Below is a genomic region from Oreochromis niloticus isolate F11D_XX linkage group LG13, O_niloticus_UMD_NMBU, whole genome shotgun sequence.
gtttgtgtaatgaatGTGCTACACGTGGCCCAAAGTTCACCACTGCAGAACCTCCAGCCTTCATCTTTACGCACCTTTAACCAGAACATCCACCATTTTTATTAAAGCTGTTCAACCTGCAGACCGTAATGCTGTCTTTGTTCCTCAGATCAATAACTATGTGGGTCTGGCCCGAGTCGAAGTCCAGCTGGTAACGCACACCGACCCTCCTCGCGTCCACGCCCACAGTCTGGTTGGACGCCACTGCATCGAAAACGGCACCTGCACCATCGACATCGGCCCCAACGACCTCACCGCCTCGTTAGTATCCAATCACATcgctgcttttttcccccctcccttTTTATTTACCTCCCCTTggccttattattattattaaaaaacacaGTGACCCCTGAGGGGGGTCAGCCAGAGCATGGCTGACTCTGaacttttaaactttaatgaaaACAAGACTGAGGTCATTATATTTGGTGTCTCACCGGAGTCAGAGTCAGCTCCTAGTCAGTCTTTGGTAACTTTGAATCTTTTTTATGtattgaatatttattttattgttatttaattttctttgtcagtttgatgtgtgtgttttttactgGAAGCACTTCGGTCACTCATGTTGTTTTCAACATGCTctttaaataaagttgaattggaTTTGGTGTCAGACAGTTTAAAGACAGAGAGGCAgaaggtttgtgtgtttgtgcctctTTGTGCTGCTGTGAGGGAAAAGTCCAAAGAGGAAGTCGCAGCTTTCTTTCTGAGATTCAGATGAAATCCACCAAAGTGTCGGGAATCTGTGATGAAAAAACcctgagagaaaaacaaaaacacgctGAACACAGCGCTGACTGCGTCTTCACTGCAGTCACGACCTTTATGTAGAAAAGAGACACTGTGGATAATGCATGATGTCACTTCCTGTAGGTTCAGTAACCTGGGGATCCTCCATGTGACCAAGAAGGGTGTGGTTGAAGTTCTGACCCGGAGGCTGAGAGAAGAGAAGAAGCGGCTCAAAGGAGCGCACTGTCACCTGACAGGTAGACTCACCTGAACACCTCAGTCCAGAGTCTTTGTTTCACTTTCTCACCGTTTAAAATGGTTTTCTGTTCGTCTTCAGAGGCGATAAGTTATTGTTTTGGTTTCAGACGTTGAGAAACAGAAAGTCAGAATTCTCCTTTCAGTTTTTGaacttcctgtttctttaaGCATCAGAACGTGTCGTGCTGTCATGTCCGCACACAAACGTCAGACCATAAACGTAACGATCAGCTCAGCGGGACGAGCAGAATAAAGGTGTTGAACTCATGCGTGTTTGCAGATGTCGAGGAGTCAGCCATCGTGAAGGAGGCCAAGGAGCTGGGGAAGACGATGGACCTGAACATCGTCAGGTTAAAGTTCACCGCCTACCTGCAGGACAGCACCGGCGCCTTCACCAGAGCACTGAAGCCCGTCGTCTCCAACCCCATCTACGACAGCAGTGAGTCCTCAGTAAAGATTTGCTTAGACGAGAGCTCGCTGTGCTGCAGAGGTGGACGAAATCAATGCTGACCATGCAGCGCCCTCTGGCCTCTGATTGGATAGAGGATTGAGCGTCTTGCTCAGCTGATCTGAGCGCAGTGAACTTTGTAACCATGAGCTGTATTCTCAGGCGTGTTTAGTGCTGAAGGCTGCACACTAAAGAGACAAAGTAACCAGTTTGTTTATTAAAGTAAACGATGTAACTGATGAAAAAGCTGCAAATGAACCGCACTGCAGACGCTGACAGAAGCTCAGCTCTGATAAAAACCTCTGTTGTTCCTGCAGAGTCTCCGAACGCCTCCAACCTGAAGATCTCCCGCATGGATAAGACGTGCGGCTCGGTGCTCGGAGGAGACGAGATCTTCTTGCTCTGCGACAAAGTCcagaaaggtaaaaaaaaaaaccttcagcGCTTTGCGTTCACCGCCGCTCAGGCTGCAGACGTATCCCATCATGCCTCTGTGCTCCTCAGATGACATCGAGATCCGGTTTTAcgaggaggatgaggatggatgcTGGGAGGCGTTTGGGGACTTCTCACCTACGGACGTCCACAAACaggtaagagagagagagagtgtgtgtgtgtgtgtgtgtgtgtgtgtgtgtgtgtgtgtgtgaccgtGTTTATCTTTGTTGGGACCAAAATCTCGTCCCCACGAGTTGCAtgtttgagactcaaaatgtggttttagtgtcagggttacagttgGGGTATGGTTAGGTAAGCAGGAGGGGAAAGCTTTGTGTCAGTTAGATGTTCCCACAAGGATATGTAAACacggtgtgtgtgcgtgtgtgtgtgcgcacgctCTGAGGGGAATTCCTCCAAACGGGCTGCAGACACATCGTTCCAAACATCTGCCCGCTGGACGAGTTCACCTGCCTCAGCTTCAGCTTGAGGCTGCGTTTGGCTGAGTTTGGGGGAAGCAGGGAGCTGTGAGGAGCAGCTCTGCCAGAAATCGTGTCTCAGATCTGCTTCGTAGGAAATGTGTGAGTCACTGAGAGACAAACAGAGTCAGCCTTCAACACAATAAACCTGCAGTTTGTGGGTTTGTGGTGTGTTACGTTAAAAATGGCGAAAATAATATGAATAAAGTGTCggtggcttttttcagtgtgcaGGAAAGCCCCCGCGCACTGCACAGCATGTGTAGCATCATTAAAGAGGAAGGGGGCTCtcagtgttttttaaatgttggttTAAAGAGCACAGACCAGCCCGGACTGCTCTCATCACACAGCAGTCACCTCAGGTTTTTCTACTCctgctctgtatgatgtcacagagagcAGCCAGAGAAGCCCTACCCACTTTAAAGCCTTGCATTTGTGAGCATGCTCAGAGAGGAATAACGCATTTATTCCTTAGAGATCCATCGTGGATCACATGTCTGAACTGAAATGGAACCAGCCCCTTACTTTGCCTCGCAGTGGAGCTGATGTTTCCCATAAGGCACTGCTGTTCTGCTACTCCGTGCTGATTGGTCGGTTAAGGGTTTAGGATGCTGTAAAGCGGCTTGTGCTGCTTTGATGTTCCTGATACTCACAGAAACCAGCAAAACATGTAAAAGTTAACTTTTTTTCTCCGGCCtgttaaaaacacttttactagCTCGAGCGCGCCCCCTGTGGAACAGGAAGTCTTAAAGGGGGAGGAGCTCCAACAGCTTATTTTAGGCCGAGAGTGATCTGAGGGGCTGTGTAAtgtaaagaaggattatttcgAGCCGTCAGTCATGCAAACCTGGTCTAATGGAGGCCACGAAAAAGAAAACGCTTCAGGATTAACTGGCTGAGTAACTGGTCTCCTCTCTGCAGTACGCCATCGTGTTCAAAACGCCGGCCTATCACAGCACAGAGATCGAGCGGCCCGTCACCGTCTTCCTGCAGCTGAGGAGGAAGAAGGCGGGCGACAGCAGCGACCCCAAACAGTTCACCTACATCCCTCAAGTCCAAGGTGAGCACACAGCACATTCTAACCAGGCGCTGCCGGTAAATCCCCACAGAGGCTCGCAGATGTTTGGGGTTAAAGGTCACAGCTCTGGGGCTTCCCGCAGTGGAAACTGTTGGCATGCACAGACTTTCAGTCCTCACCTACTCACTCAGGTGTTCATTACACAGCAGCAGCGTCATGAAAGTGAAAAATGGAGCGAGAGACACGAAGCGTACTTTCTAGTTTTTGAATTTCCGATGTTTGCTTTTCGTCACCGTCGTCTCGTCTTCTCTCCCTTGCAGACAAAGAGGAGGTGCTGAGGAAGAAGCAGAAGCCGCTGCCTCACTACGAGCactggagaggaggaagaggaggaggaggagccggGGGATTTGGTGGATCAGGAGGAGGAGGTAGGAATGTTTCTAAGATTGGCATCAGAATGGGGATTTCCTCGCATGAACATGAGAGACTCAAACGGAGGCGGCGCTGAGGCTTCCCTCGGCCGAGTTTTGCTGTTGAATCTTCGATGTCGGGCTCAGCCGCAGGTTTCGCTTCTTTCTGCAGGATTTCAGTTCCACCAGGAGATGAACGGAGCAGGGGGAGGAGCAGGAACGGGAGGcttttttaatgtctctttCCCTGGCTTCGGTAATGGGGGAGGGGCTCAGATGTCAGGCTCCGCCCCTCGGTCAGGTGCtgcccagcagcagcagcagagcgaCAGACAGTCAGGAGGACAGAGCGACTCGCCGCTCCGTCAGCAGCTGCTTCAGATCGGTAAGAAACGAAACTGTTCTCCTCTTGTCATACGCGAATGACGCCGCCGTACGCTCTCTCACCTGAACCTCCACCTCTGCTGCGTTTCCAGCCGCCGCCCTCAACAGCAGAGTCTCTCAGAGCGCCCGGCAGACCGCCGCTGCCCTGCTGCAGTACTGCAGCACCGGAGACGCTCGCGTCCTCCTCGCCATCCAGAGACACCTGTGTGGCATCCAAGATGGAAACGGAGACACGTGAGTGTTTCTGAGAACCAATCAGAGCAGGTTTCTCCTCTGCGGTTTGTTTGGTGGCTTCACGTGTTTGTTTCTCCTTCCAGACCTTTACACCTGGCCATCATCCATCATCAGACAGGTGTGATCCAGCAGCTGATCCACACTCTGCTCAGCAGCCAGCAGCAAGGCATCATCAACACAGCCAACCACCTCCAGCAGGTAAGCTCCTCCCCTTCCTGTCTGATGTAGTTAATGAGTAAACACACCTGTAACAGGTAATAACATCCTGCATAGTTTACAGGTTGCTAGGTAAACTAGAACTGACCTCATTTTTTTAGCTGCAGGTCTGAGGACAGGTAACTATTTCCTTCAGAAACTGGCAGATCAGGTGTTTTCAGACGCGCAGGTAAAGTTCCGGGCAGTTTTTCCTGTTTGGAGTGTTTGTGTTCCTACTGCCGTTTATTCACTGGAAGAGCACAGAGCACACACCTGTCAGGCAGGTTAGGGTGCTGCAGGAAGCTGCAAACATCCTTGTCACGTGACCGctgactcctcctcctctgcagaCTCCCCTGCACCTGGCGGTGATCACACGGCAGGTGAAGGTGGTGGAGGTGCTGCTGAAGGCGGGGGCCGACCCCAGCCTGGTGGACAAAGATGGGCGCACCCCCTCCACCTCGCGGCGCTGGCTGGGGACCACAACATTCTTCGCTTCCTGCTGGCTCACCTGGGAGAATGCCACGCCCACCTGGTCAACATGCCCGATTTCCATGGTGAGAGGACGccccccctccccaccccacccccacctccccaccccacccccaccccgaAATGTAAAAGGCTGAAGTAACCGAAATGTTTCTCTCCGTCaggtctccacccactccacctgGCCGTGAGGAGGGACGGCGAGCGCTGCCTGCGTCTGCTAGTGGAGGGCGGAGCCAAAATAAACGAGCCTGAGCAGAAGAGCGGGAACACCGCCCTCCACCTGGCCGTCAGAGAAAACCTGTTCAAGGTGGCCTGCCTACTCATCACCGAGGTAACGAGACACAGCAGGGGGCGGAGCTTCTTTACATCAACCTGCAGTGCGTCTCTGCGTGCGTGCGAATCTGATGTCATTAACGTCTTTGTGTGTTTCCAGCTCCGAGCTGACGTTAACGCCTGCACGTTTGGAGGAAACACGCCGCTCCACCTGGCCGCCAGCCTCGGCTCGCCGACCTTCTGCTCCATGCTCATTGCTGCAGGTGagacgcacgcacacacacacacatggggAGGCAGAGCCACGTTTACCGAACAGGTGATTAAAGGTGGGCTGTTCCTCAGGTGCTGATAAGTCCATTGAGAACGATGAGCCACTCTTCTTCAGCTCCTCGTCCtcagatgatgaagatgaaccaatcagagaagaagagaaagagcGAGAGGTCGCCCCAAAGACATC
It encodes:
- the nfkb2 gene encoding LOW QUALITY PROTEIN: nuclear factor NF-kappa-B p100 subunit (The sequence of the model RefSeq protein was modified relative to this genomic sequence to represent the inferred CDS: inserted 1 base in 1 codon) — its product is MAGALRMTEAQFITYEHELQQFMPYDYIPVDIKTEPFMPETAHGPYIQIIEEPKQRGFRFRYECEGPSHGGLPGASSEKNKRTYPTVRINNYVGLARVEVQLVTHTDPPRVHAHSLVGRHCIENGTCTIDIGPNDLTASFSNLGILHVTKKGVVEVLTRRLREEKKRLKGAHCHLTDVEESAIVKEAKELGKTMDLNIVRLKFTAYLQDSTGAFTRALKPVVSNPIYDSKSPNASNLKISRMDKTCGSVLGGDEIFLLCDKVQKDDIEIRFYEEDEDGCWEAFGDFSPTDVHKQYAIVFKTPAYHSTEIERPVTVFLQLRRKKAGDSSDPKQFTYIPQVQDKEEVLRKKQKPLPHYEHWRGGRGGGGAGGFGGSGGGGFQFHQEMNGAGGGAGTGGFFNVSFPGFGNGGGAQMSGSAPRSGAAQQQQQSDRQSGGQSDSPLRQQLLQIAAALNSRVSQSARQTAAALLQYCSTGDARVLLAIQRHLCGIQDGNGDTPLHLAIIHHQTGVIQQLIHTLLSSQQQGIINTANHLQQTPLHLAVITRQVKVVEVLLKAGADPSLVDKDGRTPXHLAALAGDHNILRFLLAHLGECHAHLVNMPDFHGLHPLHLAVRRDGERCLRLLVEGGAKINEPEQKSGNTALHLAVRENLFKVACLLITELRADVNACTFGGNTPLHLAASLGSPTFCSMLIAAGADKSIENDEPLFFSSSSSDDEDEPIREEEKEREVAPKTSNPRKRPAGGHTPLDLAKCQKVRKVLSPSKSPKSDRRGSGNIRPTTSSTEEAERVGLDEDTLSRLVDVLSVGDVPWKKLAEKLGMMTLTHLYQDCPMPCRQLLQHYKLGGGAVEGLVEALHSLGLTEGVRLLRNAELRDDKHNTDVTVDSGFGSQPMEDVEPPAGVQ